In Haliotis asinina isolate JCU_RB_2024 chromosome 15, JCU_Hal_asi_v2, whole genome shotgun sequence, one DNA window encodes the following:
- the LOC137265488 gene encoding cell division cycle protein 23 homolog, translating to MADITRCDLSKVKRDLIIAHRECSQRRLLNGAKWAAELSHALEVSVDVQSLQGTDHQDHWNEYDKYTLATTYFDLKEYDRAALAVEQCTSPKAYFIHMYARYLADEKRKIDNASDSIGPSESVDNENLKVLKTDLSKKNVNKELDGFGLYLYGVVLRKLDLQKEAMNIFVEAVNKEPLHWGAWQELAMLITDRETLSSLSLPDHWVRQLFMAHAYLELQLNEEGLAVYQTFLATGFSKSNYIVSQIAVAYHNMRDVDQAVTAFTELQKIDPYRVENMDIFSNLLYVKDMQAEMANLAHKCTEIDKYRVETCCVVGNYYSLRSQREKSILYFQRALKLNPHYLSAWTLIGHEFMEMKNTSAAIQAYRQAIEVNNRDYRAWYGLGQTYEILKMPSYSLYYHRQAQQLRPNDSRMVVALGECYEKLDRLQEAKKCFWKANSIGDVEGMALIKLAKLYEKLNEEHQAAAAYNEYVSQAERQGINNTEELGPAFKYLSNYYVKTAQLDEAYITAQKCIEFTEQREEAKALLKQIQELRNLKHGATTAQMDDSFTSIFPDQFQRNEFNPLGRLSPVNLRFTP from the exons ATGGCGGATATTACAAGATGTGATTTGTCGAAAGTGAAGAGAGATTTGATCATAGCACACAGGGAATGTTCTCAACGACGTTTACTCAATGGTGCTAAATG GGCTGCAGAGTTATCCCATGCCTTGGAGGTGTCAGTTGATGTACAATCATTGCAAGGGACAGATCATCAG GACCACTGGAATGAGTATGACAAATACACACTGGCCACCACATACTTTGACCTCAAGGAGTATGACCGCGCTGCCCTTGCTGTGGAACAGTGCACCAGTCCCAAGGCTTATTTCATCCATATGTATGCTAGATACCTGGCTGATGAGAAGAGGAAGATCGACAATGCATCAGATTCTATAG GTCCATCTGAGTCAGTGGACAATGAGAATCTGAAGGTGTTGAAAACTGACCTTAGCAAGAAGAACGTGAACAAGGAACTAGATGGCTTCGGTTTATACCT GTATGGGGTGGTCTTAAGAAAGCTGGACTTGCAGAAGGAGGCAATGAATATCTTTGTGGAGGCTGTCAATAAAGAGCCGCTGCACTGGGGGGCTTGGCAGGAACTGGCCATGCTCATCACAGACAGGGAGACG TTGTCGTCGTTAAGCCTACCAGATCACTGGGTGAGACAACTGTTCATGGCTCATGCCTATCTGGAGCTGCAGCTGAACGAGGAAGGATTGGCTGTCTATCAGACCTTCCTAGCAACTGGCTTCAGCAAGAGCAACTATATTGTCTCTCAGATTGCTGTTGCCTATCACAATATGAGAG ATGTAGACCAGGCTGTGACAGCCTTCACTGAGCTGCAGAAGATAGACCCTTACAGAGTGGAAAATATGGACATCTTCTCCAACCTGCTGTATGTCAAG GACATGCAAGCAGAGATGGCCAACCTTGCACACAAGTGTACAGAGATTGACAAATACAGGGTGGAGACATGCTGTGTTGTAG GAAACTATTACTCACTCCGTTCCCAGCGGGAGAAATCAATACTCTACTTCCAACGAGCCCTGAAGCTCAACCCACACTATTTGTCAGCTTGGACTCTGATTGGTCATGAGTTTATGGAGATGAAGAATACATCAGCAGCCATACAGGCATACAGACAAGCCATTG AGGTGAACAACCGTGACTACCGAGCCTGGTATGGCCTTGGTCAGACATATGAGATACTCAAGATGCCCTCCTACTCCCTGTATTACCACAGACAAGCCCAACAACTCCG ACCAAATGACTCACGGATGGTTGTTGCTCTGGGTGAATGTTATGAGAAGCTGGATCGTCTCCAGGAAGCCAAGAAGTGTTTCTGGAAGGCCAACAGCATCGGGGACGTTGAAGGCATGGCTCTCATCAAACTGGCAAA ACTGTATGAGAAGCTGAATGAGGAACATCAGGCTGCTGCTGCCTACAATGAATATGTGTCACAGGCAGAGAGGCAAGGG atcAACAACACTGAGGAACTTGGCCCAGCCTTCAAGTACCTGTCCAACTACTATGTAAAAACAGCCCAGTTGGACGAAGCCTACATCACTGCACAGAAGTGTATAGAATTCACGGAG CAACGGGAGGAAGCAAAGGCATTACTGAAACAGATCCAGGAGCTGCGGAATCTGAAGCATGGCGCCACCACTGCCCAGATGGATGACAGCTTCACCTCGATCTTCCCTGATCAGTTCCAGAGGAATGAGTTTAACCCATTAGGCAGACTGTCTCCTGTCAATCTAAGATTCACACCTTGA